The Mycolicibacterium hassiacum DSM 44199 genome includes a window with the following:
- a CDS encoding PepSY-associated TM helix domain-containing protein, whose protein sequence is MTDDVSRPAVLSDRATDDANSAPPRADAALLRRIWRLHFWIGLFCAPALVVLACSGLIILYSQPLDSWLNRDLLVVTPGSQTVPLDDQIAAAQRRVGPDHDLDAVIPPAAADRATRVDFLPPGATGFPESENNLTQVFVDPYTGEVLGQRSELSGLVGWANQVHRLFGNDGPQLRLPSLGHLLDPDAYPEATIPVGIGNLWMELTAVWILVLLATGIYLWWPRAVEAAKPLLTVRWSRGGRVRWRDLHALVGVFIAVVVAGYVLSGLPWSRYWGENWRAFTTIVTPSAEVSTASIPESIPESTPATMGDYDRLGRRVAWADVDDPVYASQPTGLPRRLSFDDVDRVAKAERMLPGYAIIPPADDVEDGRPVYGSYAVVNAWPQRLSEQRTLYVDQFSGRTVAEATAAQDGALARATSFGVDMHMGNQFGWVTRLLATLVCVGVLTSVVTAALMLVNRRRANGTALPRRTGADGRLGGRAAAVLIVPAVVLGVLFPVFGLSLLIVLAVEAGWSRRRRTGGTDTAPPTPSSVTVDSSINP, encoded by the coding sequence GCAGCCCTGTTGCGCCGAATCTGGCGCCTGCACTTCTGGATCGGGCTGTTCTGCGCCCCAGCGCTGGTGGTGCTGGCCTGCTCCGGGTTGATCATCCTCTACAGCCAGCCGCTGGACAGTTGGCTCAACCGCGATCTGCTGGTGGTCACCCCCGGATCGCAGACCGTACCGCTCGACGACCAGATCGCCGCCGCCCAGCGTCGGGTCGGACCGGACCACGACCTCGATGCGGTGATCCCACCGGCCGCCGCCGACCGCGCCACCCGGGTGGACTTCCTGCCGCCCGGCGCCACCGGCTTCCCGGAGTCGGAGAACAACCTGACCCAGGTGTTCGTCGATCCCTACACCGGCGAGGTGCTCGGGCAGCGCAGCGAGTTGTCCGGACTCGTGGGCTGGGCCAACCAGGTGCATCGGCTGTTCGGCAACGACGGTCCGCAGCTGCGGCTGCCGTCGCTGGGGCACCTGCTCGATCCCGACGCCTACCCCGAGGCCACCATCCCGGTCGGCATCGGCAACCTGTGGATGGAGCTCACCGCCGTCTGGATCCTGGTGCTGCTCGCCACCGGGATCTATCTGTGGTGGCCGCGCGCCGTCGAGGCGGCCAAACCGCTGCTGACGGTTCGATGGTCCCGCGGGGGACGGGTGCGCTGGCGCGACCTGCACGCGCTGGTCGGCGTGTTCATCGCGGTCGTGGTGGCCGGCTATGTGCTCTCCGGGCTGCCGTGGTCACGCTACTGGGGGGAGAACTGGCGGGCGTTCACCACGATCGTCACCCCGTCGGCCGAGGTTTCGACCGCGTCCATCCCCGAGTCCATCCCCGAGTCCACCCCCGCGACCATGGGCGACTACGACCGGTTGGGGCGGCGCGTCGCGTGGGCGGATGTCGACGACCCGGTCTACGCGTCCCAGCCCACCGGGTTGCCGCGGCGGCTGTCGTTCGACGACGTCGATCGCGTCGCCAAGGCGGAGCGGATGCTGCCCGGATACGCGATCATCCCGCCCGCCGACGACGTCGAGGACGGCCGGCCGGTGTACGGCAGCTACGCGGTGGTCAACGCGTGGCCGCAGCGGCTTTCCGAACAGCGGACGCTGTATGTCGATCAGTTCAGCGGACGCACCGTCGCCGAGGCGACCGCGGCGCAGGACGGCGCGCTGGCCCGGGCCACCAGCTTCGGGGTCGACATGCACATGGGCAACCAGTTCGGCTGGGTCACCAGGCTGCTGGCCACCCTGGTCTGCGTCGGTGTGCTGACCAGCGTGGTCACCGCGGCGCTGATGCTGGTGAACCGCCGCCGGGCCAACGGAACCGCCCTGCCCCGCCGCACTGGCGCGGACGGCCGGCTCGGTGGTCGCGCGGCGGCCGTGCTGATCGTGCCCGCGGTCGTGCTCGGTGTGCTGTTCCCGGTGTTCGGCCTGTCGCTGCTTATCGTGCTCGCCGTGGAGGCCGGTTGGTCCCGGCGGCGCCGCACCGGCGGCACCGATACCGCGCCGCCCACACCATCCTCGGTGACCGTCGACAGCTCCATCAACCCATAA